From the genome of Bacteroidales bacterium:
GAAATGGCATGCATGCTGTCAGTTATGCTTCTTTTGATAACAAAAGCCAGGCGAAAAGAGAATTACAGAAATTACGAAACGAAGAGGGCGTTCAGGCCTGGCTGTTGTATTACTGATGGTATTTTGTATGAGTTTATTATTATAAACAGCATACCTATAGCACAATATTACCAATCAGAATTTATCTAAAAGTAAAAATTGCGGATCTTTTATTTAACAATTCTGGCTCTGAATATCTATTCCTTTATAAATTTAGGAACTATCAATTATATTGATGTTTCCAGGTTTTTATCTTAACAATACTTTTCATGATCTTAAACATTCGGCATCGACTCTATTTCGAAGAGAGCTCCTTCATAGTCCCCTTTTAAAAGAACTTTGAATCCTTCCTCCATTAATTTTTTCCCTGACATTTTAACTACCGGTTTTCCTGTAATTTCATTGCGCACAGCATATTTTTTTGGCTATTCAGATATTTTACAAAAACCCTTCTTTCTTCTTCGGGTGCACCGTGGCGAAAAACACCAACAAGGCCTCCGGACTGAGTTTCCGTATTGATACGTTGAAAACCATCCCAACTGCCTTCGGATGGTTCACCAAAACCGGCAAGATCTTGCCGGAATAGCATGTAATTATGTTTTTGCTGGACTTCAGCCATCCAGGAGGAGATGCTGTGTATCCAAGTCCTTTCTTTTTCCTTAAGTTTCATAATGTCACCCAGAACTATCGGGAAAACTCCGGCCACCGACTTGATATAAAGGGCAAAATTGGGATCATCCAGTTGCAGGTTTCCTATGACACATGCTGATGCAGGAATGGTAGGCGAACAAAGCCAGGCAAGGTGACGAGCCTGTAAGGCTCCTTTAGGTCCGCGTTCATAGATATTCGATAACCAATTGCCTTCCGCATGCTTGCACATCGAATAATCGATAAGGTGAGAGGCTCCCATTGTCTCATAGGTACAGTCAATAAACAACTCCGGGAAGGAATTGTGCAACTCATCAAATAAAGCCCAGGCTTGCCGATATATTGCAAGATACGATTCATTCTGACCCCGGTGCCCTGGATGATCCAGAGCATGGCATCCGGACATATCTCTGTCATATATGTAGGCACTGGTCACGATGGCTAGGTCCAGCTTTACATAATTCAAATCCAGCTTTTCCACCTTATCGGCAATTATATTTTTGATATAGCTATACCACTCAGTAGTCATACAAGCTGTAACATTCCTGGAACTCTTACTATGCACACATATAGGCTGGCCATTCCTATCAAGTATAAACCAATCCGGATGTTCCCGGTATACCTTGCTGTATTTTGACGCCATTGCCAGACTGATCCATAATCCGCGTCGAAGTCCCTTCTTTTTTATATAATGAAAACTTGGCTTTAAACCCTGGGGGAACTTTTCGGGATCAGCGATATAATCTCCGCACTTGAATTGCCAATCTAGTTTTTCAGTATGGTCTTCCAGGGTATACCAACCAGCATCAAGTGTTATTTCTTCAATTCCACATTCAGATGCTACATCAGTAAGATTTTTTAACAGGGGCGCATCTACGGTAGCATGGTATGGAGCCCAATGATTATAAGCCAATGATGGAAAATGCGAAACTTCTTTTAAACGTATCCCCATGTGCCGCCGGGTAAAATCCTGAACAGGTCCTTCTATTGCCTCATATGGTGCATCAGTATCACGATAAAGACATAGGAATGTTTGAGGACTCTCCCATTTTTCTCCCGGTTTAAGCCATTTCCGAAAAGGGTAGTCCTGACCGGGATGAGTAAGACCTATCGTAAAACTTATTCCATCGAGAAAAGCAGAAGTTCGTTTGGTAACTCCGGGTGCCTCGTTTCCCAATACAAGACCTAGCCTTTTACGGACATGATGAAGAATAATTGCCGGATCATGCCAATTCCCGAGCATTGGCCCTGTCATCTTATATCTTCCATAACGGGCCATGGTATAACAATTTCCGTCCACATCAAAAAACTTTAAATTTTCAACATCCACAGCTTCCAGCCTGATCTCTTTTTTCCCGGTATTTATGAAAGTTAATTTTTTTCTTATCACTGAAAGTTCAGGATAAAGCAGGTAAGTAATACGGAGAGAAAGATCAGGTGATTGCGTACTCTCCAAATGAACATGTACCCCATCCCCCTCATTTTCGTCTTTCGCTTCTTCTATGTCTTTTAGTAACCATTCATCCATACCGGAAATGACCTTTCCATCACATTCAAAATAAAACTCCTTATTGTCTTTCCTGATATAATTGAAATCGCTTTCACTAAACGACAACAAAACAGTATTAAAAGTAAATCCCGACCTATCGAAATGAATCACACGTTTAATGACCCCATTATTCAGAGTCAGTTCAGAATTGTTCCAGGTTGCATATTTTGAACCTTTACCGGTTTTATATGAATCATGAATTTCAGGATAATTTTTTGGATGCTCCCTCACATTGCCTTTCACTTTTATGATTTCAGGAAAGGCAGTAAGGCCCAAACTTCCTAAACCCAAATATTTTAAAAATTTTCTCCTGGAAGTAGGTTTTTTCATTTTATTAAGCTTTTGTGTATGTTCTGTGTTTTTTTTATCACAACCTTTAAAATTATAATATCAAACCATTCAATCGGAAATATATAAAGATAATATCAAACATCGGAATAAAATTTTTCCCCTTAAAAATAAATATAAAATCACGGAATGTCCTAAAAATTCCTGGTATTTTGTCTTACCAGCTTCCGGGAAAGCTTATCCACTTCGCGGTGATAATCTGTCAACTTTGAGTGCCCCTTTCTGGCATGGCCCTCAATTTTATACATACTGATATTAAAACGGTCCAGAAAATCATAGAATTGAATAATCAAATCCCTGTTTTTTACCTCATTCCCTTTCTTAGTATAATAATTGTTATCCACCAGCTTTTTTCTGCGCCTTAACAAACCAAGCACGTAATCACTGTCGGTATAAACTTCCACTACAAAAACATTCTGAAAGTTTGATTGTATATATTCCAGGCTCTTAATAACAGCTTTAAGCTCCATGGCATGTTGGGTGGCATTTGCTTCAGTATCCTTTAAAATTCTTTCTTCAGAAGGGGTGATAACATAGGATGCCCAGGCACCAATACCATGTTTCGGACTTGCGCTGCCATCTGTAATAATTTTTATGTTATAGGGTTCTTGTGAGAAAATGTTTCTTATTTTTAGACACAAAATAAACGAATCCCTTTTATATAACGATGGAGATTTTTACTTATATGGGTCACCTTTTAAACATCTCTTTTAATTTTGAATATTACCCTTTATTGATTGTTGTCTTTCTGGCATGGCTCATACCGGTAATTCTTTCACTACTGAGGATGCAGAAAGTTCCCACTGTTATTGTGGAGATTGTTGCCGGATATATCATAGGAAAATACTTCATTGCCCATTTCCCGGATACACACATCCAGTCATTGGATTTTCTGGCCCTTTCCGGCTTCATGTTTCTTATGTTTTTAAGCGGAGTGGAGATTGATGTTAATCAGATCCTATTATCATTTCCAAAACGGCGCCTCAACGCCGGTCGTTTTCTTAGCAA
Proteins encoded in this window:
- a CDS encoding alpha-galactosidase, with protein sequence MKKPTSRRKFLKYLGLGSLGLTAFPEIIKVKGNVREHPKNYPEIHDSYKTGKGSKYATWNNSELTLNNGVIKRVIHFDRSGFTFNTVLLSFSESDFNYIRKDNKEFYFECDGKVISGMDEWLLKDIEEAKDENEGDGVHVHLESTQSPDLSLRITYLLYPELSVIRKKLTFINTGKKEIRLEAVDVENLKFFDVDGNCYTMARYGRYKMTGPMLGNWHDPAIILHHVRKRLGLVLGNEAPGVTKRTSAFLDGISFTIGLTHPGQDYPFRKWLKPGEKWESPQTFLCLYRDTDAPYEAIEGPVQDFTRRHMGIRLKEVSHFPSLAYNHWAPYHATVDAPLLKNLTDVASECGIEEITLDAGWYTLEDHTEKLDWQFKCGDYIADPEKFPQGLKPSFHYIKKKGLRRGLWISLAMASKYSKVYREHPDWFILDRNGQPICVHSKSSRNVTACMTTEWYSYIKNIIADKVEKLDLNYVKLDLAIVTSAYIYDRDMSGCHALDHPGHRGQNESYLAIYRQAWALFDELHNSFPELFIDCTYETMGASHLIDYSMCKHAEGNWLSNIYERGPKGALQARHLAWLCSPTIPASACVIGNLQLDDPNFALYIKSVAGVFPIVLGDIMKLKEKERTWIHSISSWMAEVQQKHNYMLFRQDLAGFGEPSEGSWDGFQRINTETQSGGLVGVFRHGAPEEERRVFVKYLNSQKNMLCAMKLQENR